Genomic window (Pseudomonas sp. MM211):
GGCGGCAGCTGGCGCGTGAGCGGCGGCAACTGGCTATGTTGAGTGATGCCGCACTGAAAGACCTGGGCTTGAATCGTGGCGAAATACTGCGCGAAGTCGGCCAGCCGTTCTGGCATGACCCGCTTGGAAAGTAGGGCTTTCGTCGTCTGTGCTGGCGATTGTCGCGCGCGATGGGCGGCAAGGGCGCTGTGCTGTTGCAATGGCAGTACAGCGCCACTTGGCGGCAGCTTGCGCTACAATGCGCGCCGAATTTGGCTCGCTCGAGAATTGCCCCATGTCCGTTTGTCAGACCCCGATCATCGTCGCCCTGGATTTCCCGACCCGAGAGGCTGCGCTAGCGCTTGCCGATCAGCTCGATCCCAAGCTGTGCCGGGTCAAGGTGGGCAAGGAGCTGTTTACCAGTTGTGCGTCGGATATCGTCGCCACGCTGCGCGAGCGCGGCTTCGATGTGTTCCTCGATCTGAAATTCCATGACATCCCCAACACGACTGCCATGGCCGTCAAGGCTGCCGCAGAAATGGGCGTGTGGATGGTCAACGTGCATTGTTCAGGTGGCCTGCGCATGATGAGCGCCTGCCGCGAGACGCTGGATGCGTTCAACGGCCCAGTACCGCTGCTGATCGGCGTGACCGTGCTGACCAGCATGGAGCGTGAGGATCTGGCCGGTATTGGCCTGGATATCGAGCCTCAGGAACAGGTGCTGCGCCTGGCTGCGCTGGCCCAGAAAGCAGGTATGGATGGCCTGGTCTGCTCGGCCCTCGAAGCGCCTGCGCTCAAGGCAGCGCAACCGGCGCTGCAGTTGGTCACGCCGGGTATCCGTCCAGCCGGCAGCGCGCAGGACGATCAGCGCCGCATTCTCACGCCGCGTCAGGCACTGGACGCCGGCTCGGATTATCTGGTGATCGGTCGCCCGATCAGCCAGGCCGCCGATCCGGCTGCCGCGTTGGCCAAGCTGGTCGCCGAGCTGGGTTGATCGGCCCATCCATTCCTGTACGGCGGCGATCAAGCCGCCGCACCCATTGCCTTGCAGGTAAACCGTCATGCATTCCGTGGAACATTCGCCGCTAGGCAAGAGCAGCGAGTACATCGCCACCTATTCGCCCGAACTGCTGTTTCCCATCCCGCGAGCGGCCAAGTGGGCCGAACTCGGTTTGAGCGCAGACACCCTGCCGTATCGTGGCGTGGATTACTGGAACTGCTTCGAGCTGTCCTGGCTGCTGCCGTCCGGCAAGCCGGTGGTGGCGATCGGTGAATTCAGCATTGCCGCCGACTCGCCGAACATCATCGAATCGAAGTCCTTCAAGCTCTACCTCAACTCGCTGAATCAGTCGGTGTTCGCCAGTGAGGCCGAATTGGTGAGCGTGCTCGAGAAGGATTTGTCCGCTACTGCCGGCAAGCCCGTTGGCGTGCGTGTGCGCAGCCTGAGCGAAGTGGCGCAGGACGGTCTGGCGGTGTTGCCGGGAACCTGCATCGACGACCTGGACATCAGCATCAGCGATTACCAGGCGCCCCGTCCCGAGTTGCTGGCCTGCGACGCATCGCGCATCGTCGAGGAGAGCCTGCACAGTCATCTGCTCAAGTCCAACTGCCCGGTAACCGGTCAACCCGATTGGGGCAGCGTGGTGGTCGAGTACCGCGGTGCAGCGCTAGAGCCGGCGAGCCTGCTGGCGTACCTAGTCAGCTTCCGTCAGCACGCCGATTTTCACGAGCAGTGTGTGGAACGCATCTTTCTGGATTTGCAGCGCTTGCTGCAGCCGGAGTACCTGACCGTCTATGCACGGTATGTACGCCGCGGTGGGCTCGATATCAATCCCTATCGAACCACGTTGGCGCAGTTGCCGGACAATCGGCGTCTGGTCAGGCAGTAAGCAATTAATAAAAAACCAGCCTGAAGAGGCTGGTTTTTTATTTGCGGCGTTGGCGTCAAATACCCATGTTGGCGAGGCTCTGCATGATATTGCGCAGGCTTCCAGCCAGGGTTGGATGGCTCACTTCGAAGCGCTCCACGGCTAGATTGACGCTATCGACCAGCGAGGCATCAGGTGTGGTCACTGGTTGAGCCGCCAGCTGCAGTTCGATGTCACGAGCCAGCAGCGAAAGCGACTCGCGGTCTTCCTCGTTTACCGGCGGATTCTGCGCCAGTTGCTTGTGCAGCTCTTCCAGTTGCTGCTGCAGATGGTTCGCAGGCATGGAGATTCTCCCTTTCTTGATAGGCAAGACAATTGACCATGCGTCATGACGAAAGGTCATTACTTCGTCTTCAGGATAATCTCGCCTGCGCCATTGCGCCCTAGGGTTTCTCGCCCTTGCTGCGGCGGATCTGCAGATCGTCCAGGCAGGCGGGCAGGTCGGTCAGCTGATCAATCACCGAATGGGCACCGAGCCGGTACAGCGCCAGGGTTGCATCTGCGCGCAGGCGATCACGCTGCGCTGCATCGAGTATTTCCCAGTCGCAGAGGGCGTGGCCGCCCAGGGATCCGCAGGCGGCCAGCCCGACCGTCCACAAGCCTGCATTCAGGCCCGCCTGCAGCAGGCGAGGTTCACCGCTAACCAGTACGCAGCCATCCAGGCGATCGATCTGCAGCGTGCTCAACGCCTGCCAGCAGGCATCAGGTGCCGGCCAGCTGCGCTGCGAGCAGGCTGGAGAGGCGACCAGCCATTCGGGTAGCTGGCTCGTCAGTTTCATGGCGAGGGTTTCGGGAAGTTCGTCCAGCCAGGCGCAGGGCACGCGTTGTTCACGCAGGCTGCGTAGGGTTGCCAAGGCGCCAGGCGTCGGTTCGGCGCAGCTCTCCAGCTCTCGCGGGTTAGCGGCTTCGAGTGCGCGCGCCGGGCCGCCGGCTTCACGAATCAGCGTCAGGTGGCGAGTGCCGGCCAACGACGCGCTGCGGGCTCCGAAATCAACCAGGCAGCCGGACAGGCCGAACAGGACGGCGGTGAAGGAGGGGGTAACTGCGGAGAGCGCTGGCTGCGGCATGCGATGTCGTTCCCTGGCTATTATCGCGCTTACCATGACAAGCCAATATGACGATGGCATGACGGCAGTGAGCGGCCCGACGCCCGGTAAACGTCAGTGATGTGAAGTGGCTCAGGGTCGGGTAGGGTGGCTGCGTATCGGTGCTCTGCCTATTGCCCGCTCGCGGCCTTATACTACGCCGCTGCTGCCGGAGAGACCGTGCTCATTAGCCTAGGAGAACAGTAATGCGTTTGATTGGATCGGATTGGATCGGGAGCTTCGGGCGAATGCTGGCCTGTGCCGGCCTGATGGTGCTGCCGCTGGCAAGCCAGGCGGCGACGGAAGACCCTTGGGAGTCGTTCAACCGCCCTGTCTTCCGCTTCAACGATACCGTCGATACCTACGCCCTCAAGCCCCTGGCTCAAGGCTACCAGGCCGTAACGCCGCAATTCCTCGAGACCGGCGTGCACAACGTGTTCCGCAACGTGGGCGATGTCGGCAACCTGGCCAACAACCTGCTGCAGGGCAAGGCTCACGATGCTAGCGTGGATACCAGCCGTTTGCTGCTGAACACCACCATCGGCGCGCTCGGCTTCTTCGACGTGGCCAGCCGCATGGGGTTGCAGCGCAGCGATGAAGACTTCGGCCAGACCCTCGGCGTCTGGGGCGTGGGCAGCGGCCCGTATCTGGTGCTGCCGCTGCTCGGCCCGAGCTCGCTGCGCGATGCGCCGAGCAAGATTCCGGACAGCTTGCTGACCCCTTACCCGTATATGGATCACGTGCCGAGCCGAAACGTCATTCGTGGCATCAACGTGGTCGACGCCCGTGCCAGCCTGCTGGATGCCGAACGCATGATCAGCGGCGACAAGTACATCTTCATCCGTAACGCCTACCTGCAGAACCGTGAGTTCCGCGTGCGTGATGGCGAGGTCGAAGACGATTTTTGATGGCAAGACGCTGATGTCGAGAGCAGGCAGTCACGCTCGAAGGCAGGAAGCGTAGCGACGCGATGGAGGTGGGCTCCATCGCGTTACAACGTGTTTCAGTTCATCGATATCACGGCCAGTCCGAGAATTTGTCGGCCGCCTTCCTGGTCGGTTACCCGCACCACTTCCGCTTCGGTTTCCAGCCCCTTCAGTTCGTCGTGCCCGGAAG
Coding sequences:
- the queF gene encoding NADPH-dependent 7-cyano-7-deazaguanine reductase QueF (Catalyzes the NADPH-dependent reduction of 7-cyano-7-deazaguanine (preQ0) to 7-aminomethyl-7-deazaguanine (preQ1) in queuosine biosynthesis), with translation MHSVEHSPLGKSSEYIATYSPELLFPIPRAAKWAELGLSADTLPYRGVDYWNCFELSWLLPSGKPVVAIGEFSIAADSPNIIESKSFKLYLNSLNQSVFASEAELVSVLEKDLSATAGKPVGVRVRSLSEVAQDGLAVLPGTCIDDLDISISDYQAPRPELLACDASRIVEESLHSHLLKSNCPVTGQPDWGSVVVEYRGAALEPASLLAYLVSFRQHADFHEQCVERIFLDLQRLLQPEYLTVYARYVRRGGLDINPYRTTLAQLPDNRRLVRQ
- a CDS encoding HAD family phosphatase translates to MPQPALSAVTPSFTAVLFGLSGCLVDFGARSASLAGTRHLTLIREAGGPARALEAANPRELESCAEPTPGALATLRSLREQRVPCAWLDELPETLAMKLTSQLPEWLVASPACSQRSWPAPDACWQALSTLQIDRLDGCVLVSGEPRLLQAGLNAGLWTVGLAACGSLGGHALCDWEILDAAQRDRLRADATLALYRLGAHSVIDQLTDLPACLDDLQIRRSKGEKP
- the pyrF gene encoding orotidine-5'-phosphate decarboxylase; translation: MSVCQTPIIVALDFPTREAALALADQLDPKLCRVKVGKELFTSCASDIVATLRERGFDVFLDLKFHDIPNTTAMAVKAAAEMGVWMVNVHCSGGLRMMSACRETLDAFNGPVPLLIGVTVLTSMEREDLAGIGLDIEPQEQVLRLAALAQKAGMDGLVCSALEAPALKAAQPALQLVTPGIRPAGSAQDDQRRILTPRQALDAGSDYLVIGRPISQAADPAAALAKLVAELG
- a CDS encoding MlaA family lipoprotein, coding for MLACAGLMVLPLASQAATEDPWESFNRPVFRFNDTVDTYALKPLAQGYQAVTPQFLETGVHNVFRNVGDVGNLANNLLQGKAHDASVDTSRLLLNTTIGALGFFDVASRMGLQRSDEDFGQTLGVWGVGSGPYLVLPLLGPSSLRDAPSKIPDSLLTPYPYMDHVPSRNVIRGINVVDARASLLDAERMISGDKYIFIRNAYLQNREFRVRDGEVEDDF
- a CDS encoding DUF1127 domain-containing protein is translated as MNSHKACADCGVTKRLEWQLAPRLVRLMARILRWRQLARERRQLAMLSDAALKDLGLNRGEILREVGQPFWHDPLGK
- a CDS encoding DUF4404 family protein, with the protein product MPANHLQQQLEELHKQLAQNPPVNEEDRESLSLLARDIELQLAAQPVTTPDASLVDSVNLAVERFEVSHPTLAGSLRNIMQSLANMGI